A segment of the Capra hircus breed San Clemente chromosome 24, ASM170441v1, whole genome shotgun sequence genome:
GGCAGATATTATTACATTAGTTATATTAATTTTGATCATATTAAACATTGACTCAATTCACTGTATCCATATATAGTAATACTGCTTTTACTTATACAGTGATATTAATCATTTGTTGGAGAATATGCTGACATATGGAACATGATAAGTTTCATGAATAATCAATGTTACATAATGTCAGTAATTAATGTGCCCTCATTCAAGGAATGAATGCCAATTTCAATTTGATCACCATTTGCCATGTGGAAATGTGCTATCAAAAAAATCAGTTATGGGTAAAATTGAACTCTAAATTATTTCTACTCACtcttttcattacattttaagGAATGATGATTCATCTATAATTATGCTTTGAGTTTTATCCTATCTAGATAATTAATTTTATACTTTGGATAATTCAGTATTTATTTGAAGAATTTGAGGTAGGTATATGAGTTTGTAGTCTTACAAGttgtataatattaatattctttgttcaccattttgttcttttctgcctAATATGTGTACATTTCTTTCACTGTAATTTAGATAGAAATTATTAATGTTTGTGATAATTGCAGATAATGTTCCATCATTTCTCTCAGCATTTGAAGAATGCGGCTTAGAATTACATAGTAACAATTGATGCTTCTGGAAAGCCTCAAAATATCAATGAAAATATTACGGGTACTGATTCATGTATTTGACTCTATTTGTCTCATGTTAAGTGAGAAAACAAAGGTAGGTCATGATCATTTAGTATTCTCCCATCCTTAGCCTCAACCAAAGTTcatcctttcattttatttctgaaaattactACAAGGAaggattttctgtttattctctATGTGTCACATCTCAGTTTTTTCCTGAAAGTTATATGAAATAGGTGCATAATTCACCCAGAACAGTTGGAAAGCAATTCAATCTGTGCAACATACAGCAATTGCCAGCTTTAGGATGCTTTTCAAATAGGGTGTTTCCACCTCTGCTCCTTTAATGCCTGTTATTGGTCATTTGATTTTTCAGATGAAATCCCCACAGTGGTGGGGATCTTCAGTGCGTTTGGCCTGGTCTTCACAGTCTCTCTGTTTGCATGGATATGCTGCCAGAGAAAGTCATCCAAGCCTAGCAAGACTCCTCCGTATAAGTTTGTGCATGTGCTAAAGGGAGTTGACATTTACCCTGAAAGCCTGAACAGCAAAAAGAAGTTCGGAGCtgatgagaaaaatgaagtaaaGAATAAAtcagcagtgccaaagaattcattGCATCTTGATCTTGAGAAGAGAGATCTAAATGGCAATTTTCCCAAAACAAATCTCAAAGCTGGCAGTCCTTCTGACCTGGACAGCGTGACCCCAAAACTCTCTTCAGAAGGGGGAAAAGAGGTAGTTTCCCCCGACAGCTTAAATTCCAGCACTTCTCTTACTTCAGATGAGAAACAGGAGAAGCTGGGAACCCTCTTCTTCTCCTTAGAGTAcaactttgaaaagaaagcatttgTGGTAAATATTAAGGAAGCCCGTGGCTTGCCAGCCATGGATGACCAGTCAATGACCTCTGACCCATACATCAAAATGATGATTCTTCCAGAGAAGAAGCATAAAGTAAAAACCAGAGTTCTGAGAAAGACCTTGGACCCGGCTTTCGATGAGACCTTCACATTCTATGGGATACCCTACACCCAGATCCAGGAGCTGGCCTTGCACTTCACAGTCTTGAGTTTTGACAGGTTTTCAAGAGATGATGTCATTGGAGAAGTCCTGATTCCTCTAGCAGGAATTGAATTAACTAATGGAGAAATGCTAATGAACAGAGAGATTACCAAGAGAAATGTTAGGGTAATTAATTTTTAgtctttaaacatatttataaataatcttTTCTGTATCACAgggatttttattaaaatgatgtCTTGTACATATCACCTTTGCCATGTTTAACTATTATTGATCATAATCAAATGGGAGTAGGGAGACAGATAGATGAAAGAAAATTTAACCCACTACTGAAATGCTTAAAATATATcaatgatataaaataaatagggaCATTTTATGGATTTATTTAAGTAATATTTATATAACTTTTATGAATTCGTATCACAAGTATTTTGACTAAGACTGCCACTAAAATGCAGACAAATATTTCTTGCTCATTAcaagttaaaaaatatgtatcaatGTTCAGTGaagagtaaagtcgctcagtcgggtttcactctgcaaccccatggactgtagcccaccaggctcctccatccatggaattttctaggcaagagtactggagtgggttgccatttccttctccagggga
Coding sequences within it:
- the SYT4 gene encoding synaptotagmin-4 → MAPISASREEFDEIPTVVGIFSAFGLVFTVSLFAWICCQRKSSKPSKTPPYKFVHVLKGVDIYPESLNSKKKFGADEKNEVKNKSAVPKNSLHLDLEKRDLNGNFPKTNLKAGSPSDLDSVTPKLSSEGGKEVVSPDSLNSSTSLTSDEKQEKLGTLFFSLEYNFEKKAFVVNIKEARGLPAMDDQSMTSDPYIKMMILPEKKHKVKTRVLRKTLDPAFDETFTFYGIPYTQIQELALHFTVLSFDRFSRDDVIGEVLIPLAGIELTNGEMLMNREITKRNVRKSSGRGELLISLCYQSTTNTLTVVVLKARHLPKSDVSGLSDPYVKVNLYHAKKRISKKKTHVKKCTPNAVFNELFVFDIPCEGLEEISVEFLVLDSERGSRSEVIGRLVLGAAAEGTGGEHWKEICDYPRRQIAKWHALCDG